The following are encoded together in the Pectobacterium punjabense genome:
- a CDS encoding KTSC domain-containing protein, which translates to MQRKRVSSTELFSVGYDAEKSQLEVELLNGSIYLYSGVARMIYEELMASKTKYRYYVSYIKNSFAYEKTQ; encoded by the coding sequence TTGCAGAGAAAACGAGTTTCATCAACAGAGTTGTTTTCAGTCGGATACGATGCAGAAAAAAGTCAGTTAGAAGTCGAATTACTCAATGGGAGCATCTATCTCTACAGCGGCGTAGCACGCATGATTTATGAAGAGTTAATGGCAAGCAAAACGAAGTACCGCTACTACGTCAGCTATATCAAAAATTCATTCGCCTACGAGAAAACACAGTAG